Proteins from one Streptomyces sp. NBC_00289 genomic window:
- the glgB gene encoding 1,4-alpha-glucan branching enzyme: protein MTPRPPSSGPDPKKTAEEGTAAQPAAEQKKRSAKKAVEKRVEKTAETAVRAVKKAAGKTVEAATGEKKTPAKTAGKTAAAKKTAPEKTAAKKATKKSVARTAAVSGTPETRTVVAKKAVKKKAAPEKSAAKEPTAKKAVARKTAGDKGGVKKTVAKKATTRKAVARKAAAEPAVALPEAGAVTAAEAPATTAATTPAAAASTPVVESGEPGAAAPPFSPALDVGDRWRLLDGAHHAPHSVLGAHPAPGGGVVFRAFRPYALSVAVVVGDARDELDNDGDGFFSGVLPLASVPEYRFLVTYEETTQEVEDAYRFLPALGDLDLHLIGEGRHEELWKALGAEPMTHQGVAGTRFTVWAPNARGVRVAGTFNFWNATGHPMRSLGGTGVWELFVPGVGEGELYKFEITRPDGSKTLRADPMARRTEVPPATSSVIHTSRYTWQDDEWLARRADRPAHKAPFSVYEVHLPSWRPGLTYRQLAEELPAYVRDLGFTHVELMPVAEHPFGGSWGYQVTGFYAPTARLGDPDDFRYLVDALHRAGIGVLMDWVPAHFPRDAWALAEFDGRPLYEHEDPLRSAHPDWGTLEFDYGRREVRNFLVANAVYWCEEFHIDGLRVDAVASMLYLDYSREPGQWVPNEHGGRENLDAVAFLQEMNATVYRRVPGVVTVAEESTAWDGVTRATHHMGPGGFGGLGFGLKWNMGWMHDSLDYMSHEPVHRKYHHGEMTFSMVYAYSENYVLPISHDEVVHGKGSLVSKMPGDWWQQRANLRAYLAFMWAHPGKQLLFMGQEFAQGAEWSEARGPDWWLLDPEYGAEADHRGVRDLVRDLNTVYLHTPALWQQDTDPAGFQWVVGDAAEDNVFAFLRYDTEGTPLLAVSNLAPVVRHDYRLGVPDDIPAWHEALNTDTGRYGGSDVHNPDPIKPEPQGWHGRPASIRLTLPPLSTVWLRPA from the coding sequence GTGACGCCCCGCCCCCCGTCCAGTGGTCCGGATCCGAAGAAGACGGCCGAGGAAGGCACAGCCGCGCAGCCGGCCGCCGAGCAGAAGAAGAGGTCCGCGAAGAAGGCCGTCGAGAAGCGTGTGGAGAAGACCGCGGAGACGGCCGTCAGGGCCGTGAAGAAGGCCGCCGGCAAGACGGTCGAGGCGGCGACCGGGGAGAAGAAGACCCCGGCGAAGACGGCCGGGAAGACGGCGGCGGCGAAGAAGACGGCACCGGAGAAGACCGCCGCGAAGAAGGCGACCAAGAAGTCGGTGGCCAGGACGGCGGCTGTCTCCGGCACACCGGAGACCAGGACGGTCGTCGCGAAGAAGGCCGTGAAGAAGAAGGCGGCGCCGGAGAAGTCCGCGGCGAAGGAGCCCACCGCGAAGAAGGCGGTGGCCAGGAAGACCGCGGGTGACAAGGGCGGGGTGAAGAAGACGGTCGCGAAGAAGGCGACCACGAGGAAGGCGGTGGCGAGGAAGGCGGCAGCCGAGCCGGCTGTGGCGCTTCCGGAAGCGGGGGCCGTGACGGCGGCGGAGGCACCCGCCACGACCGCTGCCACCACCCCTGCCGCCGCCGCGTCCACGCCCGTCGTGGAGTCCGGCGAGCCCGGCGCCGCGGCGCCCCCGTTCTCCCCCGCCCTCGACGTCGGCGACCGCTGGCGGCTGCTCGACGGGGCGCACCACGCTCCGCACTCCGTGCTCGGCGCGCATCCGGCGCCGGGTGGCGGGGTCGTCTTCCGGGCGTTCCGGCCGTACGCGCTGTCGGTGGCCGTCGTCGTCGGGGACGCACGGGACGAGCTGGACAACGACGGCGACGGCTTCTTCTCCGGGGTGCTGCCGCTCGCGTCGGTCCCCGAGTACCGCTTCCTCGTGACGTACGAGGAGACGACCCAGGAGGTCGAGGACGCGTACCGCTTCCTGCCCGCGCTCGGCGACCTCGACCTGCACCTGATCGGCGAGGGCCGGCACGAGGAGCTGTGGAAGGCGCTGGGCGCCGAGCCGATGACGCACCAGGGCGTGGCCGGTACCCGCTTCACGGTGTGGGCGCCGAACGCGCGGGGCGTGCGGGTGGCCGGCACCTTCAACTTCTGGAACGCCACCGGGCATCCCATGCGCTCGCTCGGCGGGACCGGTGTGTGGGAGCTGTTCGTGCCCGGCGTCGGCGAGGGCGAGCTGTACAAGTTCGAGATCACCCGGCCCGACGGTTCCAAGACCCTGCGCGCCGACCCGATGGCGCGCCGTACGGAGGTGCCGCCCGCGACGTCCTCCGTGATCCACACCTCGCGCTACACGTGGCAGGACGACGAGTGGCTGGCCCGCCGCGCCGACCGGCCGGCCCACAAGGCGCCCTTCTCCGTGTACGAGGTGCACCTGCCCTCCTGGCGGCCGGGACTGACGTACCGGCAGCTGGCGGAGGAACTGCCCGCGTACGTACGGGATCTGGGCTTCACGCACGTGGAGCTGATGCCGGTCGCCGAGCACCCCTTCGGCGGCTCCTGGGGCTACCAGGTCACCGGGTTCTACGCCCCCACCGCACGGCTCGGCGACCCCGACGACTTCAGGTACCTGGTCGACGCCCTCCACCGGGCCGGCATCGGCGTGCTCATGGACTGGGTGCCGGCCCACTTCCCGCGTGACGCCTGGGCGCTCGCCGAGTTCGACGGCCGCCCGCTGTACGAGCACGAGGACCCGCTGCGCTCCGCCCACCCGGACTGGGGCACCCTCGAGTTCGACTACGGCCGGCGCGAGGTACGCAACTTCCTCGTCGCGAACGCCGTGTACTGGTGCGAGGAGTTCCACATCGACGGCCTGCGCGTGGACGCCGTCGCCTCGATGCTCTACCTCGACTACTCGCGCGAGCCGGGCCAGTGGGTGCCGAACGAGCACGGCGGCCGGGAGAACCTGGACGCGGTGGCGTTCCTTCAGGAGATGAACGCGACCGTGTACCGGCGGGTTCCGGGCGTGGTGACGGTCGCCGAGGAGTCCACGGCGTGGGACGGCGTCACCCGTGCCACCCACCACATGGGCCCGGGCGGCTTCGGAGGTCTCGGCTTCGGGCTGAAGTGGAACATGGGCTGGATGCACGACTCGCTCGACTACATGAGCCACGAGCCGGTGCACCGCAAGTACCACCACGGCGAGATGACGTTCTCGATGGTGTACGCGTACAGCGAGAACTACGTCCTGCCCATCTCGCACGACGAGGTCGTGCACGGCAAGGGCTCGCTGGTGTCGAAGATGCCCGGCGACTGGTGGCAGCAGCGGGCCAACCTGCGGGCGTACCTGGCGTTCATGTGGGCCCATCCCGGCAAGCAACTCCTCTTCATGGGGCAGGAGTTCGCCCAGGGCGCCGAGTGGTCCGAGGCGCGCGGCCCGGACTGGTGGCTGCTCGACCCCGAGTACGGGGCGGAGGCGGACCACCGGGGCGTCAGGGACCTGGTCCGCGACCTCAACACCGTCTATCTGCACACGCCGGCCCTGTGGCAGCAGGACACCGATCCGGCCGGCTTCCAGTGGGTGGTGGGCGACGCCGCCGAGGACAACGTCTTCGCGTTCCTGCGCTACGACACGGAAGGCACCCCGCTGCTGGCGGTGTCGAACCTCGCCCCGGTCGTCCGCCACGACTACCGCCTCGGCGTCCCCGACGACATCCCGGCCTGGCACGAGGCCCTCAACACCGACACCGGCAGGTACGGCGGCAGCGACGTCCACAACCCCGACCCGATAAAACCGGAACCGCAGGGCTGGCACGGCCGCCCGGCCAGCATCAGGCTCACCCTGCCCCCACTGTCGACGGTGTGGCTGCGCCCGGCGTAA